From Streptomyces griseorubiginosus, one genomic window encodes:
- a CDS encoding CDP-alcohol phosphatidyltransferase produces MSETLAEITSPEAEATEADKPSLRKRFARWRDAHPTAVRNTRWALNALAALLVLGALLLPNKIANLHAGEFLRIPAEAILGAALALALPRRPRLALAVLAGVGLGVMTILNLLDMGFYDYLGRAFNPVLDWELLDDARSYVADSMGQGVAIGAVVGVTVLVLLVPAVMTLAMVRLSGLLARHRQKATRGTLVAATVWVTCSALGLQVFGTPLASEHTAALTGRQAKRVLYTLRDEAEFQKVAKVDAFGNTPGSQLVPDLRGKDMIFTFIESYGRSAVEDPVIAPGVDKTLDTSTAALAKAGFHAKSGWLTSATYGGSSWLGHSTTLSGLWIDNQQRYRTVMASDHLSLTKAFKKTGDWDTVGVMPGVQKGWPEQAYYGLDKVYNAFQLGYQGPKFSWSTMPDQYALEAYQKQVHGKKRTKPLMSEIILTSSHQPWAPIPKMVDWNDLGDGSVFKAIQKAGNKPSDIIANSTRSKQEYGKSISYSVTSLTQWLERYGTDDTVLVFLGDHQPIARVSGENASRDVPISIVAKDPKVLSAIASWNWTDGLKPAHNAPVWKMSSFRDRFLTAYGSTPHPSKG; encoded by the coding sequence GTGTCCGAGACCCTTGCAGAGATCACGTCACCCGAGGCCGAGGCGACCGAGGCGGACAAGCCGTCCCTGCGCAAGCGGTTCGCCCGTTGGCGCGACGCGCACCCCACCGCCGTACGGAACACCCGCTGGGCGCTCAATGCCCTCGCCGCGCTGCTGGTCCTCGGAGCCCTGCTGCTGCCGAACAAGATCGCGAATCTGCACGCAGGGGAGTTCCTGCGGATCCCGGCCGAGGCGATCCTGGGGGCGGCCCTGGCGCTGGCGCTGCCGCGTCGGCCGCGGCTCGCCCTGGCCGTACTGGCGGGGGTGGGGCTCGGGGTGATGACGATCCTGAACCTGCTCGACATGGGGTTCTACGACTACCTGGGACGCGCCTTCAACCCCGTCCTCGACTGGGAGCTGCTCGACGACGCGCGGTCGTACGTGGCCGACTCGATGGGCCAGGGCGTGGCCATCGGTGCCGTGGTCGGCGTGACCGTCCTCGTGCTCCTGGTGCCGGCCGTCATGACGCTGGCGATGGTCCGGCTGAGCGGCCTGCTGGCCCGGCACCGGCAGAAGGCGACCCGGGGCACCCTCGTCGCGGCCACCGTGTGGGTCACCTGCTCCGCCCTCGGACTCCAGGTCTTCGGAACCCCGCTCGCCTCCGAGCACACCGCCGCGCTCACCGGGCGCCAGGCCAAGCGGGTGCTGTACACGCTGCGGGACGAGGCGGAGTTCCAGAAGGTGGCCAAGGTCGACGCGTTCGGGAACACGCCGGGTTCCCAGCTGGTGCCCGACCTGCGGGGCAAGGACATGATCTTCACCTTCATCGAGAGCTACGGCCGCAGCGCCGTCGAGGACCCGGTCATCGCGCCCGGCGTCGACAAGACCCTCGACACCAGCACGGCGGCCCTCGCGAAGGCCGGCTTCCACGCGAAGAGCGGCTGGCTGACCTCGGCGACGTACGGCGGCAGCAGCTGGCTGGGTCACTCCACCACCCTCTCCGGCCTGTGGATCGACAACCAGCAGCGCTACCGCACGGTCATGGCCAGCGACCACCTCAGCCTCACCAAGGCCTTCAAGAAGACCGGCGACTGGGACACGGTCGGGGTGATGCCGGGTGTCCAGAAGGGCTGGCCGGAACAGGCGTACTACGGCCTCGACAAGGTCTACAACGCCTTCCAACTCGGCTACCAGGGACCCAAGTTCAGCTGGTCCACCATGCCCGACCAGTACGCCCTGGAGGCCTACCAGAAGCAGGTCCACGGCAAGAAGCGCACCAAGCCGCTGATGTCCGAGATCATCCTGACCTCCAGCCACCAGCCCTGGGCCCCGATCCCCAAGATGGTCGACTGGAACGACCTGGGTGACGGCTCGGTCTTCAAGGCCATCCAGAAGGCCGGCAACAAGCCGTCCGACATCATCGCCAACTCCACCCGCTCCAAGCAGGAGTACGGCAAGTCCATCTCCTACTCGGTCACGTCCCTCACCCAGTGGCTGGAGCGCTACGGCACCGACGACACGGTCCTCGTCTTCCTCGGCGACCACCAGCCGATCGCCCGCGTCAGCGGCGAGAACGCGAGCCGTGACGTCCCGATCTCGATCGTGGCGAAGGACCCCAAGGTCCTGTCCGCGATCGCCTCCTGGAACTGGACCGACGGCCTGAAGCCGGCCCACAACGCCCCGGTCTGGAAGATGAGCTCATTCCGAGACCGCTTCCTGACGGCGTACGGCTCGACCCCGCATCCGTCGAAGGGATAG
- a CDS encoding glycogen debranching N-terminal domain-containing protein: protein MTDRHHLLVHGGTFAAVGDGGDISGVRGGGSSPDGLFVRDARHLSRWQLTVDGAVPETLSPVADGDTARCVLVPRGGRQEPPAHTLFREQAVGDGSFVESLRVTSNRPVPTTVRLAVTADADFTDQFELRSDYRTYTKTGATRSREVLDDGVEFTYQRREWRSCTTVTADPAPDGVEETGTGARRLVWTLDLEPHGSAELTLRVMARPHGDKRARRVPSSPAALNRQLLRLEGEFVEGVAFPTGWPELAAACARGLADLASLQVPATGPDGEDLRVPAAGAPWFLTLLGRDALLTSLFALPYRPQLAAATLPALAATQATETGAASVAQPGKIVHEVRHGELAHFGQVPYGRYYGSVDATPLFLVLLGAYVEQTGDASLARRLESHARAAIGWMLDHGGLTSRGYLVYRADQGGLANQNWKDSPGAICGADGTRASGPVMAAGAQGYAYDALRRTAWVARTVWKDETYAALLEQAAADLRDRFQRDFWMPDRTFPALALDGEGRQVDALASDAGHLLWSGLLDKEYGEMVGRRLLEPDFFSGWGVRTLAAGQPAYHPLSYHRGSVWPHDNALITLGLARYGLHDEARAVAHGLVDAATATGHRLPEVLAGYGRESHGEPVPYPHACVRESRSAAAPLALLTAVGGA, encoded by the coding sequence ATGACGGACCGGCATCATCTGCTCGTGCACGGCGGGACGTTCGCGGCCGTGGGTGACGGCGGGGACATCAGCGGGGTCCGGGGCGGCGGCAGCTCCCCGGACGGCCTGTTCGTACGGGACGCCCGGCATCTGAGCCGCTGGCAGCTCACCGTCGACGGCGCGGTCCCGGAGACCCTGTCACCGGTCGCCGACGGCGACACCGCCCGCTGCGTCCTGGTCCCCCGGGGCGGCCGCCAGGAACCCCCCGCCCACACCCTGTTCCGCGAACAGGCCGTGGGGGACGGCTCGTTCGTCGAGTCCCTGCGCGTCACCAGCAACCGCCCGGTGCCCACGACGGTCCGGCTCGCGGTCACCGCGGACGCCGACTTCACCGACCAGTTCGAACTCCGCTCCGACTACCGCACCTACACCAAGACCGGCGCCACCCGCTCCCGCGAAGTCCTCGACGACGGCGTGGAGTTCACCTACCAGCGCCGAGAATGGCGTTCGTGTACGACGGTGACGGCCGACCCCGCCCCGGACGGCGTCGAGGAGACGGGCACCGGAGCACGGCGCCTGGTGTGGACGCTGGACCTGGAACCGCACGGCTCGGCGGAGCTGACCCTGCGGGTGATGGCCCGCCCGCACGGCGACAAACGGGCCCGCCGGGTACCGAGCTCCCCCGCCGCCCTGAACCGCCAACTCCTGCGACTGGAGGGCGAGTTCGTGGAGGGAGTGGCCTTCCCGACCGGCTGGCCGGAGCTCGCGGCGGCCTGCGCCCGCGGCCTCGCCGACCTGGCCTCGCTCCAGGTGCCGGCCACGGGCCCGGACGGCGAGGACCTGCGCGTCCCGGCCGCGGGAGCCCCCTGGTTCCTCACGCTGCTCGGCCGCGACGCCCTCCTCACCTCCCTGTTCGCCCTCCCCTACCGTCCCCAGCTGGCCGCCGCGACCCTCCCCGCGCTCGCCGCGACCCAGGCCACCGAGACCGGCGCGGCCTCCGTCGCCCAGCCCGGCAAGATCGTGCACGAGGTACGGCACGGCGAGCTGGCGCACTTCGGGCAGGTGCCGTACGGCCGCTACTACGGCTCGGTCGACGCCACCCCGCTCTTCCTGGTCCTCCTCGGCGCGTACGTGGAGCAGACCGGGGACGCCTCGCTGGCCCGGCGCCTGGAGTCCCACGCCCGCGCCGCGATCGGCTGGATGCTCGACCACGGCGGTCTGACCTCGCGCGGCTACCTCGTCTACCGCGCCGACCAGGGCGGCCTCGCCAACCAGAACTGGAAGGACTCCCCCGGCGCGATCTGCGGCGCCGACGGCACCCGCGCGAGCGGCCCGGTGATGGCGGCGGGCGCCCAGGGCTACGCGTACGACGCGCTGCGCCGCACCGCGTGGGTCGCCCGCACGGTGTGGAAGGACGAGACCTACGCGGCCCTCCTCGAACAGGCCGCGGCCGACCTGCGGGACCGTTTCCAGCGGGACTTCTGGATGCCGGACCGCACGTTCCCCGCCCTCGCGCTGGACGGGGAGGGCCGCCAGGTCGACGCCCTGGCCTCCGACGCGGGGCATCTGCTGTGGTCCGGGCTGCTCGACAAGGAGTACGGCGAGATGGTCGGCCGCCGACTGCTGGAACCGGACTTCTTCTCCGGGTGGGGAGTGCGGACCCTGGCCGCCGGACAGCCGGCGTACCACCCGCTGTCGTACCACCGAGGCTCGGTCTGGCCGCACGACAACGCGCTGATCACCCTCGGCCTCGCGCGCTACGGCCTGCACGACGAGGCACGGGCGGTGGCGCACGGGCTGGTGGACGCGGCGACGGCCACCGGTCACCGGCTGCCGGAGGTGCTGGCGGGGTACGGCCGGGAGTCCCACGGGGAGCCGGTGCCGTATCCGCACGCGTGCGTGCGGGAGTCCCGCTCGGCGGCGGCGCCGCTCGCGTTGCTGACGGCGGTTGGCGGCGCGTAG
- a CDS encoding MGH1-like glycoside hydrolase domain-containing protein, whose product MDRTAQLVSPSAERSIAYDPPNTSDSLHARAARVLEGNWTGTSTVPSRGLYPHQWSWDSAFIAIGLRHLSPLRAQTELETLLSAQWGDGRIPHIVFNPSVPLDAYFPSPDFWRSSTAGHTAGAPRTVQTSGIVQPPVHALAAWLVHRADPGLSRARGFLARVYPRLAAWHRYLLHRRDLGGGGLASVVHPWEQGMDNSPAWDLPLSRVTPAPARSFRRADLDHGAAEDRPTDLDYGRYVRLATEYRDGAYADGAGEFAVEDPAFNALLIASEHALARIAEELGATGTARHTRAERLTEALVERLWDAGRGMFLCRDLRDAGAAGGSLVPERGVSGLVPLLLPGLPREVVQALVRTATGPHFGLGAETRLPPSYDLLGEAFDPHRYWRGPAWFNTSWLLERGLRTQGERRRADALRESVLDLAAATDFAEYVDPYTGAACGATGFSWTAALALDLLHSDTATTGVTTGTTVTADMGFKGGNRR is encoded by the coding sequence GTGGATCGCACTGCCCAGCTCGTCAGCCCTTCCGCGGAGCGCTCGATCGCATACGATCCGCCGAACACGTCGGATTCCCTGCACGCCAGGGCGGCGAGGGTGCTGGAGGGCAACTGGACCGGCACCTCCACGGTCCCCTCGCGCGGCCTGTACCCGCACCAGTGGTCCTGGGACTCCGCGTTCATCGCGATCGGCCTGCGCCACCTCTCGCCGCTGCGCGCGCAGACGGAGCTGGAGACGCTGCTCTCGGCCCAGTGGGGCGACGGGCGGATCCCGCACATCGTGTTCAACCCCTCCGTACCGCTCGACGCGTACTTCCCGAGCCCCGACTTCTGGCGCTCCTCGACCGCGGGGCACACCGCCGGCGCCCCGCGCACCGTACAGACGTCCGGCATCGTGCAGCCACCGGTGCACGCCCTGGCCGCGTGGCTGGTCCACCGCGCCGACCCCGGCCTCTCCCGGGCCCGCGGCTTCCTCGCCCGGGTCTACCCGCGCCTGGCGGCCTGGCACCGCTACCTCCTGCACCGCCGCGATCTCGGCGGCGGCGGCCTCGCGTCCGTCGTGCACCCCTGGGAACAGGGTATGGACAACAGCCCCGCCTGGGACCTCCCCCTGTCCCGCGTCACCCCGGCCCCGGCCCGCTCCTTCCGCCGCGCCGACCTCGACCACGGGGCGGCCGAGGACCGGCCGACGGACCTGGACTACGGGCGGTACGTGCGGCTCGCGACGGAGTACCGGGACGGCGCGTACGCCGACGGCGCCGGGGAGTTCGCGGTGGAGGACCCCGCCTTCAACGCCCTCCTGATCGCCTCCGAGCACGCGCTGGCCCGGATCGCCGAGGAGCTGGGCGCCACCGGCACGGCCCGGCACACGCGCGCGGAACGGCTGACGGAGGCGTTGGTGGAGCGGCTGTGGGACGCCGGCCGGGGGATGTTCCTGTGCCGGGACCTGCGGGACGCGGGCGCGGCCGGCGGTTCCCTCGTCCCCGAGCGCGGGGTCTCCGGCCTGGTCCCCCTGCTGCTGCCCGGTCTGCCCCGCGAGGTCGTCCAGGCGCTCGTGCGTACCGCGACCGGCCCGCACTTCGGACTCGGCGCCGAGACCAGGCTCCCGCCGAGCTACGACCTTCTCGGCGAGGCCTTCGACCCGCACCGGTACTGGCGCGGCCCGGCCTGGTTCAACACGAGCTGGCTGCTGGAGCGGGGCCTGCGCACCCAAGGCGAGCGCCGACGCGCCGACGCGCTGCGGGAGTCGGTGCTCGACCTCGCCGCGGCCACCGACTTCGCGGAGTACGTCGACCCGTACACCGGCGCGGCCTGCGGGGCGACCGGCTTCAGCTGGACGGCCGCGCTCGCACTCGACCTGCTGCACAGCGACACCGCGACCACCGGGGTGACCACCGGCACCACGGTCACGGCGGACATGGGATTCAAGGGAGGGAACCGGCGATGA
- a CDS encoding ROK family protein: protein MAGRSQTGAGDLLELVRSGRAVTRGALQQATGLSRATVGQRLDRLFRAGWLREGAGGPVDSPLGGRPSITLEFDDAHAVVLAADLETRHARAAVLSLTGEILAEHSGTLVIEDGPDAVLGELGRWFAELLEKAGHRAEEVCGIGLAVPGPVDLESGRVVQPPIMPGWDGYDIRGRLAGAFTEHTGSGPVPVLVDNDANLMAYGEQRTAYPDCSAFVLVKVSTGIGAGVVVDGSVYRGVDGGAGDLGHIRVPAGAEALCRCGSYGCLAAVASGGAVARRLAEAGVPAASGSDVRDLLASGHPEAAALAREAGRLVGDVLATVVTLLNPGVLMIAGDLAGTPFLTGVRELLYQRALPRSTARLEVVTSRLGERAGLVGAGALVVERLYAPERVEERLLAMGV, encoded by the coding sequence ATGGCTGGACGGAGTCAGACCGGCGCCGGAGATCTGCTCGAACTGGTCCGCAGCGGGCGTGCCGTCACGCGCGGAGCGCTCCAGCAGGCCACCGGACTGTCCCGGGCGACCGTCGGCCAGCGCCTCGACCGGCTCTTCCGCGCGGGCTGGCTGCGCGAGGGCGCCGGGGGCCCCGTCGACTCCCCGCTGGGCGGCCGCCCCTCCATCACCCTGGAGTTCGACGACGCCCACGCCGTCGTCCTCGCCGCCGACCTGGAGACCCGGCACGCGCGCGCGGCCGTGCTCTCCCTGACCGGCGAGATCCTCGCCGAGCACAGCGGCACCCTGGTGATCGAGGACGGCCCGGACGCCGTGCTCGGCGAGCTGGGCCGCTGGTTCGCCGAACTGCTGGAGAAGGCGGGGCACCGGGCCGAGGAGGTCTGCGGCATCGGGCTCGCGGTGCCGGGGCCGGTGGACCTGGAGAGCGGCCGGGTGGTCCAGCCGCCGATCATGCCCGGCTGGGACGGCTACGACATACGAGGCCGCCTCGCCGGAGCCTTCACCGAGCACACCGGGTCCGGCCCGGTCCCCGTGCTCGTCGACAACGACGCCAACCTCATGGCGTACGGCGAACAGCGCACCGCGTATCCCGACTGCTCGGCGTTCGTGCTGGTCAAGGTCTCGACCGGGATCGGCGCCGGGGTCGTGGTCGACGGCTCGGTCTACCGGGGCGTCGACGGGGGCGCGGGCGACCTGGGCCACATCCGGGTGCCGGCCGGTGCCGAGGCGCTGTGCCGGTGCGGTTCCTACGGCTGCCTCGCCGCCGTGGCGAGTGGCGGTGCCGTGGCCCGGCGGCTGGCCGAGGCCGGGGTGCCGGCGGCCTCCGGCTCGGACGTGCGGGACCTGCTCGCGTCCGGGCACCCGGAGGCGGCGGCGCTCGCGCGGGAGGCCGGGCGGCTGGTCGGGGACGTGCTGGCGACGGTCGTGACCCTGCTGAACCCCGGGGTCCTGATGATCGCGGGGGATTTGGCCGGAACTCCCTTCCTCACGGGGGTCAGGGAACTCCTGTACCAGCGGGCGCTGCCGCGCTCCACCGCCCGGCTGGAGGTGGTGACCTCACGGCTCGGGGAGCGGGCCGGGCTGGTCGGCGCGGGTGCGCTGGTGGTGGAGCGGTTGTACGCGCCGGAGCGGGTCGAGGAGCGGTTGCTGGCGATGGGCGTGTGA
- the ppdK gene encoding pyruvate, phosphate dikinase has product MSENKEPHVAKFVYDFTEGNKDLKDLLGGKGANLAEMTNLGLPVPPGFTITTEACKVYLDSGEEPAALRDEVSAHLDALEQRMGKKLGQADDPLLVSVRSGAKFSMPGMMDTVLNIGLSDKSVQGLAQQAGDDRFAWDSYRRLIQMFGKTVLGVDGDLFEEALDKAKEAKKVTVDTDLEAADLKKLVTAFKKIVKKEAGRDFPQDPREQMDLAIKAVFDSWNGDRAKLYRRQERIPHDLGTAVNVCSMVFGNLGPDSGTGVAFTRDPASGHQGVYGDYLQNAQGEDVVAGIRNTVPLAELEQIDKKSYDQLMQIMETLENHYKDLCDIEFTIERGQLWMLQTRVGKRTAGAAFRIATQLVDQGLIDEAEALQRVTGAQLAQLMFPRFDENTKVAQVGRGIAASPGAAVGKAVFDSYTAVKWSRSGEKVILVRRETNPDDLDGMIAAEGILTSRGGKTSHAAVVARGMGKTCVCGAEELEVDTKRRRMTVPGGHVVEEGDLISIDGSSGKVYLGEVPVVPSPVVEYFEGRMHAGANDADELVEAVHRIMAFADRKRRLRVRANADNAEDALRARRFGAQGIGLCRTEHMFLGDRRELVERLILADTEAEREESLKELLPLQKQDFVELFSAMDGLPVTVRLLDPPLHEFLPDITELSVRVALAESRQEPHENELRLLQAVHRLHEQNPMLGLRGVRLGLVIPGLFTMQVRAIAEAAAERKNAKGDPRAEIMIPLVGTVQELEIVREEADQVVADVEAATGVELKLSIGTMIELPRAALTAGQIAEAAEFFSFGTNDLTQTVWGFSRDDVEASFFTAYLEKGIFGVSPFETIDKDGVGSLVKLAAEAGRATRPDLKLGVCGEHGGDPESVHFFHEVGLDYVSCSPFRIPVARLEAGRAAITANGSDHR; this is encoded by the coding sequence GTGTCGGAAAACAAAGAACCCCACGTAGCGAAGTTCGTCTACGACTTCACCGAGGGAAACAAGGACCTCAAGGACCTCCTGGGTGGCAAGGGCGCGAACCTCGCCGAGATGACCAACCTGGGACTCCCCGTTCCCCCCGGCTTCACCATCACGACGGAAGCCTGCAAGGTCTACCTGGACAGCGGTGAGGAGCCCGCGGCACTGCGTGACGAGGTGAGTGCGCACCTCGACGCGCTGGAGCAGCGCATGGGCAAGAAGCTCGGCCAGGCCGACGACCCCCTGCTCGTCTCGGTCCGCTCCGGCGCGAAGTTCTCGATGCCCGGAATGATGGACACGGTCCTGAACATCGGCCTCTCCGACAAGTCGGTCCAGGGTCTCGCCCAGCAGGCCGGCGACGACCGCTTCGCCTGGGACTCCTACCGGCGCCTCATCCAGATGTTCGGCAAGACCGTCCTCGGCGTCGACGGCGACCTCTTCGAGGAGGCCCTCGACAAGGCCAAGGAGGCCAAGAAGGTCACGGTCGACACCGACCTGGAGGCCGCCGACCTCAAGAAGCTCGTCACCGCCTTCAAGAAGATCGTCAAGAAGGAGGCCGGCCGGGACTTCCCGCAGGACCCGCGCGAGCAGATGGACCTCGCCATCAAGGCGGTCTTCGACTCGTGGAACGGCGACCGCGCGAAGCTCTACCGCCGCCAGGAGCGCATCCCGCACGACCTGGGCACGGCCGTCAACGTCTGTTCCATGGTCTTCGGCAACCTCGGCCCCGACTCCGGCACCGGCGTCGCCTTCACCCGCGACCCCGCCTCCGGCCACCAGGGCGTCTACGGCGACTACCTCCAGAACGCCCAGGGCGAGGACGTCGTCGCGGGCATCCGCAACACCGTGCCGCTCGCGGAGCTGGAGCAGATCGACAAGAAGTCGTACGACCAGCTGATGCAGATCATGGAGACGCTGGAGAACCACTACAAGGACCTCTGCGACATCGAGTTCACCATCGAGCGCGGTCAGCTGTGGATGCTCCAGACCCGGGTCGGCAAGCGCACGGCGGGCGCGGCCTTCCGGATCGCCACCCAGCTGGTCGACCAGGGCCTCATCGACGAGGCCGAGGCGCTCCAGCGCGTCACCGGCGCCCAGCTGGCCCAGCTGATGTTCCCGCGCTTCGACGAGAACACCAAGGTCGCGCAGGTCGGCCGGGGCATCGCGGCCTCGCCGGGCGCGGCCGTCGGCAAGGCGGTCTTCGACTCGTACACCGCCGTGAAGTGGTCTCGTTCCGGCGAGAAGGTCATCCTGGTCCGCCGGGAGACCAACCCCGACGACCTCGACGGCATGATCGCGGCCGAGGGCATCCTGACCTCCCGCGGCGGCAAGACCTCCCACGCGGCCGTCGTCGCGCGCGGCATGGGCAAGACCTGTGTCTGCGGTGCCGAGGAGCTGGAGGTCGACACCAAGCGGCGCCGGATGACGGTTCCGGGCGGGCACGTCGTGGAGGAGGGCGACCTCATCTCCATCGACGGGTCGTCCGGCAAGGTGTACCTCGGCGAGGTCCCGGTCGTGCCGTCTCCCGTCGTGGAGTACTTCGAGGGCCGGATGCACGCGGGCGCCAACGACGCCGACGAGCTGGTCGAGGCCGTGCACCGGATCATGGCGTTCGCCGACCGCAAGCGCCGGCTGCGGGTCCGCGCCAACGCGGACAACGCCGAGGACGCGCTGCGCGCCCGTCGCTTCGGCGCCCAGGGCATCGGCCTGTGCCGTACCGAGCACATGTTCCTCGGTGACCGCCGTGAGCTGGTCGAGCGGCTGATCCTGGCCGACACGGAGGCCGAGCGCGAGGAGTCGCTGAAGGAGCTGCTCCCGCTCCAGAAGCAGGACTTCGTGGAGCTGTTCTCGGCGATGGACGGCCTGCCGGTGACGGTCCGCCTCCTCGACCCGCCGCTGCACGAGTTCCTCCCCGACATCACCGAGCTGTCGGTCCGCGTGGCGCTCGCGGAGTCCCGCCAGGAGCCGCACGAGAACGAACTCCGGCTCCTCCAGGCCGTACACCGTCTGCACGAGCAGAACCCGATGCTGGGCCTGCGCGGCGTGCGCCTCGGTCTGGTCATCCCGGGCCTGTTCACCATGCAGGTACGGGCCATCGCCGAGGCGGCGGCCGAACGCAAGAACGCCAAGGGCGACCCGCGCGCCGAGATCATGATCCCGCTCGTCGGCACCGTCCAGGAGCTGGAGATCGTGCGCGAGGAGGCCGACCAGGTCGTCGCGGACGTCGAGGCGGCCACGGGTGTGGAGCTGAAGCTGTCGATCGGCACGATGATCGAGCTGCCGCGCGCCGCGCTGACCGCCGGTCAGATCGCGGAGGCGGCGGAGTTCTTCTCCTTCGGCACCAACGACCTCACCCAGACGGTGTGGGGCTTCAGCCGCGACGACGTGGAGGCGAGCTTCTTCACGGCGTACCTGGAGAAGGGCATCTTCGGAGTCAGCCCGTTCGAGACGATCGACAAGGACGGCGTGGGCTCCCTGGTCAAGCTCGCGGCGGAGGCGGGCCGCGCGACCCGCCCCGACCTCAAGCTCGGCGTCTGCGGTGAGCACGGCGGTGACCCGGAGTCGGTGCACTTCTTCCACGAGGTGGGTCTGGACTACGTCTCCTGCTCCCCGTTCCGCATCCCGGTGGCCCGCCTGGAGGCGGGGCGCGCGGCGATCACGGCGAACGGCAGCGACCACCGGTAG
- a CDS encoding DUF4440 domain-containing protein, which translates to MSKSELDAVTAEFFGAFDNRGGRAADVGRIRRLVLPGGVIVKTGPEFTVYTVEEFIEPRLRLLTEGRLVDFSEWETSERTDIAGDIASRFSTYRKSGVLDGEPFEGGGTKTVQFVRTSRGWRIAALAWYDHA; encoded by the coding sequence ATGTCCAAGAGCGAACTAGACGCGGTGACCGCCGAGTTCTTCGGGGCCTTCGACAACCGGGGCGGCAGGGCAGCCGACGTCGGACGCATTCGGCGGCTGGTCCTTCCCGGGGGCGTGATCGTCAAGACCGGACCGGAGTTCACGGTCTACACCGTGGAGGAGTTCATCGAGCCCCGGCTGCGACTGCTGACCGAGGGACGACTGGTGGACTTCTCCGAGTGGGAGACCTCCGAACGGACCGACATCGCGGGTGACATCGCCTCCCGGTTCAGCACGTACCGCAAGTCCGGGGTCCTGGACGGGGAGCCGTTCGAGGGCGGGGGGACCAAGACCGTTCAGTTCGTCCGTACGTCACGGGGGTGGCGTATCGCGGCTCTGGCCTGGTACGACCACGCCTGA
- a CDS encoding excalibur calcium-binding domain-containing protein: MNLLRKPGAIVVAALALAVLPGAASAHDGDHPFANCTEAYAAGYANLPKGNEHYGSHLDRDGDGIGCDQPPADFKAHDDDVTAGDPGRQNRDLAETGGGDTTVYFAAAGSTVLLTGGALVASARRRRATR; the protein is encoded by the coding sequence GTGAACCTGCTCCGCAAGCCCGGCGCCATCGTCGTCGCCGCGCTGGCCCTGGCCGTGCTGCCGGGTGCCGCGTCAGCCCATGACGGGGACCACCCGTTCGCGAACTGCACCGAGGCGTACGCCGCCGGATACGCGAACCTTCCCAAGGGCAACGAGCACTACGGCAGCCACCTGGACCGGGACGGCGACGGCATCGGCTGCGACCAGCCGCCCGCGGACTTCAAGGCCCACGACGACGACGTGACCGCCGGGGACCCCGGCCGGCAGAACCGGGACCTCGCCGAGACCGGCGGCGGCGACACCACGGTCTACTTCGCCGCCGCGGGTTCCACCGTGCTCCTCACGGGCGGCGCCCTGGTGGCATCGGCACGCAGGCGCCGCGCGACACGCTGA
- a CDS encoding excalibur calcium-binding domain-containing protein, with amino-acid sequence MTNPYASQPQPVPPWQPAPPTAPRPAPKWARKRYVLPALTLALFLGVGIGSGDQSRTTTDAKPAAAKPQPTVTVTATATVTPEPEPAATVTATKTVKVTRTVGAEAKADAGASEADSGSGSGSGSVYYKNCTEARAAGAAPIHRGEPGYASHLDRDDDGVACDS; translated from the coding sequence ATGACCAATCCGTACGCCTCGCAGCCTCAGCCCGTGCCGCCGTGGCAGCCCGCGCCGCCGACCGCTCCCCGACCCGCTCCCAAGTGGGCCCGGAAGCGGTACGTCCTGCCCGCTCTCACCCTGGCCCTGTTCCTCGGTGTCGGCATAGGCAGCGGCGACCAGTCCCGGACGACGACCGACGCGAAGCCCGCCGCCGCCAAGCCGCAGCCGACGGTGACCGTCACGGCGACCGCCACGGTGACGCCGGAGCCGGAACCGGCGGCCACGGTGACCGCCACGAAGACGGTCAAGGTGACCAGGACCGTGGGGGCCGAGGCGAAGGCAGACGCAGGCGCTTCGGAAGCTGATTCCGGCTCCGGCTCCGGCTCCGGCAGCGTCTACTACAAGAACTGCACCGAGGCCCGAGCCGCCGGCGCCGCGCCGATCCATCGCGGTGAGCCCGGCTACGCCTCCCACCTCGACCGGGACGACGACGGGGTGGCCTGCGACAGCTGA